The Candidatus Brocadia sp. genome has a segment encoding these proteins:
- a CDS encoding 4Fe-4S dicluster domain-containing protein has protein sequence MEWDKSASLLLEKVPPFVQKTVREKVETLARERGKTLITESEVMAAREAFMGRPQNTAMPVQHTVAKKPVDNEKLSILKKYAKYFDKEGNPVLYQVKPCRGAEVNCPFLITDSDILADKLRKRLEELQFTEKLINKIEGQILPHHTMKLAVSGCPNCCSMPQIKDFGVHAIEPVYVDPDSECIECMKCVETCREDAITVKDGHVSIDKEKCVHCGLCARVCPVGSIKPSEKKYRVMIGGKVGRHPRFAIDLLPQADESAALKALDVCADMILSSKTEHRFRTLIEQQGIEEIKKRT, from the coding sequence TTGGAGTGGGATAAATCAGCATCGTTGCTACTGGAAAAAGTACCTCCCTTTGTACAAAAAACCGTGCGTGAAAAGGTAGAAACACTTGCCCGCGAACGTGGGAAGACCTTGATAACGGAATCGGAGGTTATGGCTGCGCGGGAAGCGTTTATGGGCAGGCCACAGAATACTGCCATGCCAGTACAGCATACCGTCGCAAAGAAACCCGTAGACAACGAAAAACTCTCCATCCTCAAAAAATATGCAAAATATTTTGATAAAGAAGGGAATCCCGTGCTGTATCAGGTGAAACCATGCCGAGGCGCGGAGGTAAATTGCCCGTTTCTTATCACTGATTCCGATATCCTGGCGGACAAACTACGAAAGAGGTTGGAAGAGTTACAGTTTACTGAGAAGTTGATAAACAAGATCGAAGGACAAATCCTTCCTCATCATACGATGAAACTGGCTGTATCAGGATGTCCGAATTGTTGTTCCATGCCGCAGATTAAAGATTTTGGTGTCCATGCAATTGAACCTGTTTATGTGGACCCTGACTCTGAATGTATTGAGTGTATGAAGTGCGTGGAAACCTGCCGGGAAGATGCAATTACCGTAAAGGATGGACATGTATCTATTGACAAAGAAAAATGTGTACACTGTGGGCTCTGTGCCAGGGTATGCCCTGTTGGTTCGATAAAGCCCTCTGAAAAAAAGTATCGAGTCATGATTGGAGGGAAGGTTGGACGACATCCCAGGTTCGCCATAGACTTATTACCTCAGGCAGATGAGTCCGCTGCGCTGAAGGCATTAGATGTCTGCGCAGATATGATACTTTCAAGTAAAACCGAACATCGGTTTAGAACACTGATAGAACAACAAGGAATTGAGGAAATTAAAAAAAGAACATGA
- a CDS encoding Lrp/AsnC family transcriptional regulator, producing the protein MTNKKEDIDVKLIKHIQEGLPVTKTPYKDIGQALGMSEDEVILRLKKLLEDGKIRRLAASIAHRKIGINANAMCVWKVPKEQVDEVGKIMASFEEVTHCYERPTYPDWEYNVFTMIHGYTDAECEAVIQAIKEKTGLNDYVVLYSEKEFKKVGVRI; encoded by the coding sequence ATGACAAATAAAAAAGAAGACATTGACGTTAAACTCATTAAACACATACAAGAAGGTCTACCTGTCACGAAAACCCCGTATAAAGACATTGGACAGGCACTGGGGATGTCAGAAGATGAAGTAATACTAAGACTCAAAAAACTTCTGGAAGATGGAAAAATCAGACGTCTTGCCGCCTCTATAGCCCACCGGAAGATCGGTATCAATGCCAACGCCATGTGTGTATGGAAGGTGCCTAAGGAGCAGGTTGATGAAGTGGGCAAGATCATGGCCAGTTTTGAGGAAGTAACCCACTGTTACGAACGCCCCACTTACCCGGACTGGGAATATAACGTATTTACCATGATCCATGGTTACACCGATGCCGAATGTGAGGCCGTGATTCAGGCAATCAAGGAAAAGACAGGGTTAAATGACTACGTCGTCCTTTATAGTGAAAAGGAATTTAAAAAGGTCGGGGTAAGGATATAG
- a CDS encoding Lrp/AsnC family transcriptional regulator: protein MILSDTDRKILHRLQSNLPLVSRPFLELSKELDIDEDTIIERIKFMIEKGYVRRLAPIINTQAMGREATLAAVKVPEDRIDEVSAIINEYSGVSHNYLRKGKNKNIPYNIWFTMSAKDDEELHSRLKEIEDRTGLTVRSMPTTKKFKIGVRFKIY from the coding sequence ATGATACTTTCTGATACCGATAGAAAGATACTGCACCGCTTACAATCCAACCTGCCCCTGGTATCGAGGCCGTTCCTGGAATTAAGCAAAGAGCTTGACATAGACGAAGATACCATTATCGAACGCATCAAATTTATGATTGAGAAGGGCTATGTAAGGAGACTTGCGCCCATCATCAATACACAAGCCATGGGCAGAGAGGCAACCCTTGCCGCTGTGAAGGTCCCGGAAGACCGCATCGATGAGGTAAGTGCAATCATCAACGAATACAGTGGGGTTTCCCACAATTACCTGAGGAAAGGCAAAAACAAAAATATCCCTTACAATATCTGGTTTACCATGTCGGCTAAGGACGACGAAGAACTCCATAGCAGATTAAAAGAAATTGAGGACCGAACAGGACTTACCGTTCGGAGTATGCCTACAACAAAGAAATTCAAGATTGGCGTTCGTTTTAAAATTTATTAA